A genome region from Canis lupus dingo isolate Sandy chromosome 7, ASM325472v2, whole genome shotgun sequence includes the following:
- the TIMM17A gene encoding mitochondrial import inner membrane translocase subunit Tim17-A isoform X1, with protein MEEYAREPCPWRIVDDCGGAFTMGTIGGGIFQAIKGFRNSPVGVNHRLRGSLTAIKTRAPQLGGSFAVWGGLFSMIDCSMVQVRGKEDPWNSITSGALTGAILAARNGPVAMVGSAAMGGILLALIEGAGILLTRFASAQFPNGPQFAEDPSQLPSAQLPSSPFGDYRQYQ; from the exons ATGGAGGAGTACGCGAGGGAGCCCTG CCCTTGGCGAATTGTGGATGATTGTGGTGGGGCCTTTACGATGGGTACCATAGGTGGTGGTATCTTTCAAGCAATCAAAGGTTTTCGCAATTCTCCAGTG GGAGTAAACCACAGACTACGAGGGAGTTTAACAGCTATTAAAACCAGGGCTCCACAGTTGGGAG gtagCTTTGCAGTTTGGGGAGGTTTATTTTCCATGATTGACTGCAGTATGGTTCAAGTCAGAGGGAAAGAAGATCCCTGGAACTCCATCACAAGTGGTGCCTTAACAGGAGCCATACTGGCAGCAAGAA ATGGACCAGTGGCTATGGTTGGGTCAGCTGCGATGGGTGGCATTCTCCTAGCTTTAATTGAAGGAGCTGGTATCTTGTTGACAAGATTTGCCTCTGCACAGTTTCCCAATG GTCCTCAGTTTGCTGAAGACCCCTCTcagttgccttcagcccagttaCCATCCTCACCTTTTGGAGACTATCGACAATACCAATAG
- the TIMM17A gene encoding mitochondrial import inner membrane translocase subunit Tim17-A isoform X3 — translation MEEYAREPCPWRIVDDCGGAFTMGTIGGGIFQAIKGFRNSPVGVNHRLRGSLTAIKTRAPQLGDEEIEALRAEVMVALQFGEVYFP, via the exons ATGGAGGAGTACGCGAGGGAGCCCTG CCCTTGGCGAATTGTGGATGATTGTGGTGGGGCCTTTACGATGGGTACCATAGGTGGTGGTATCTTTCAAGCAATCAAAGGTTTTCGCAATTCTCCAGTG GGAGTAAACCACAGACTACGAGGGAGTTTAACAGCTATTAAAACCAGGGCTCCACAGTTGGGAG atgaggaaattgaagctctgAGAGCTGAAGTGatg gtagCTTTGCAGTTTGGGGAGGTTTATTTTCCATGA
- the TIMM17A gene encoding mitochondrial import inner membrane translocase subunit Tim17-A isoform X4, with protein sequence MEEYAREPCPWRIVDDCGGAFTMGTIGGGIFQAIKGFRNSPVGVNHRLRGSLTAIKTRAPQLGDEEIEALRAEVMVVCTHDRGFG encoded by the exons ATGGAGGAGTACGCGAGGGAGCCCTG CCCTTGGCGAATTGTGGATGATTGTGGTGGGGCCTTTACGATGGGTACCATAGGTGGTGGTATCTTTCAAGCAATCAAAGGTTTTCGCAATTCTCCAGTG GGAGTAAACCACAGACTACGAGGGAGTTTAACAGCTATTAAAACCAGGGCTCCACAGTTGGGAG atgaggaaattgaagctctgAGAGCTGAAGTGatg GTTGTGTGCACTCATGATAGAGGGTTTGGATAA
- the TIMM17A gene encoding mitochondrial import inner membrane translocase subunit Tim17-A isoform X2 yields MEEYAREPCPWRIVDDCGGAFTMGTIGGGIFQAIKGFRNSPVGVNHRLRGSLTAIKTRAPQLGGPQFAEDPSQLPSAQLPSSPFGDYRQYQ; encoded by the exons ATGGAGGAGTACGCGAGGGAGCCCTG CCCTTGGCGAATTGTGGATGATTGTGGTGGGGCCTTTACGATGGGTACCATAGGTGGTGGTATCTTTCAAGCAATCAAAGGTTTTCGCAATTCTCCAGTG GGAGTAAACCACAGACTACGAGGGAGTTTAACAGCTATTAAAACCAGGGCTCCACAGTTGGGAG GTCCTCAGTTTGCTGAAGACCCCTCTcagttgccttcagcccagttaCCATCCTCACCTTTTGGAGACTATCGACAATACCAATAG